One region of Olleya sp. Hel_I_94 genomic DNA includes:
- a CDS encoding C40 family peptidase, producing MQFGICNLSILPLRLEPSDTSELVSQVLYGDLFKVLEQRKQWSKIRLAYDKYEGWIDNKQYLEITEASYQILNLEALKLSSDLVEFVQDENQLLNTIVLGSTLNGLSLLNHTYEGVYVDKQNPKSEIISTAFKYLNSPYLWGGKTPFGIDCSGFTQMVYKLNGYKLLRDASQQASQGEALSFIEESEPGDLAFFDNNEGVITHVGIIMKDNYIIHAHGKVRIDRLDHSGIYNSDKRMHTHKLRVIKKII from the coding sequence ATGCAGTTCGGAATTTGTAATTTAAGTATTTTACCTTTAAGATTAGAACCATCTGATACTAGCGAATTAGTTTCGCAAGTACTATATGGCGATTTATTTAAGGTTTTGGAGCAACGTAAACAATGGAGTAAAATTAGATTAGCCTATGATAAATATGAAGGTTGGATTGATAATAAACAGTATTTAGAAATTACTGAAGCGTCCTATCAAATTCTAAATTTAGAAGCTCTAAAACTATCGTCTGATTTAGTTGAATTTGTTCAAGACGAAAATCAGCTATTAAATACGATTGTTTTAGGTTCAACTTTAAATGGGTTATCGTTATTAAACCATACTTATGAAGGTGTTTATGTTGACAAACAAAATCCTAAATCTGAAATAATTTCTACTGCATTTAAATATCTTAATTCACCTTATCTTTGGGGAGGAAAAACACCTTTTGGAATTGATTGTAGTGGTTTTACTCAAATGGTTTATAAATTAAATGGTTATAAACTATTACGCGATGCTTCGCAACAAGCAAGTCAAGGTGAAGCTCTAAGCTTTATTGAAGAGAGTGAACCTGGTGATTTAGCTTTTTTTGATAATAATGAAGGTGTTATAACACATGTTGGTATTATAATGAAAGACAATTACATCATCCATGCTCATGGTAAAGTAAGAATTGACCGTTTAGATCACAGTGGTATTTATAATTCTGATAAACGAATGCATACCCATAAACTTAGGGTTATTAAAAAGATTATATAA
- a CDS encoding acetyl-CoA C-acyltransferase, translating into MSKKVVIVSAARTPIGSFLGALSTVPATKLGAIAIKGALDKINLKPELVQEVLMGNVVQAGNGQAPARQAAIYAGIPNTVPCTTINKVCASGMKTVMQAAQSIALGDNDIVVAGGMENMSMIPHYLHARTGTKFGPATLIDGLQKDGLVDAYDQNAMGVCADACATEYNFSREDQDNYAIQSYNRSSAAWEAGKFDNEVVPVEVPQRRGEPIIVSKDEEFTNVKMDKIPGLRPAFSKDGTVTAANASTINDGAGAMVLMSAEKAEELGLKPLATILSYADAAQEPKWFTTAPAKALPLAINKAGIDLKDVDYFEFNEAFAVVGLANMKILGLNDSNVNVNGGAVSLGHPLGCSGVRILITLLNVLEQNDAKIGAAAICNGGGGASAMVIQRH; encoded by the coding sequence ATGAGTAAAAAAGTCGTTATTGTCTCTGCTGCTAGAACACCAATAGGAAGTTTTTTAGGAGCTTTAAGCACTGTACCTGCTACAAAATTAGGAGCTATAGCTATTAAAGGAGCTTTAGATAAAATAAATTTAAAACCAGAATTAGTACAAGAAGTATTAATGGGAAATGTTGTTCAGGCTGGTAATGGTCAAGCACCAGCTAGACAAGCTGCTATTTATGCAGGAATACCAAATACAGTACCTTGTACAACCATTAATAAAGTTTGCGCATCTGGTATGAAAACAGTTATGCAAGCTGCACAAAGTATTGCTTTAGGTGATAATGATATAGTGGTTGCTGGAGGAATGGAAAACATGAGTATGATTCCGCATTACCTTCATGCTAGAACAGGAACTAAATTTGGTCCCGCTACTTTAATTGATGGTTTACAAAAAGACGGTTTAGTAGATGCATACGATCAAAATGCAATGGGTGTTTGTGCAGATGCTTGTGCTACAGAATATAACTTTTCAAGAGAGGATCAAGACAACTACGCTATACAAAGTTACAATAGATCATCTGCTGCTTGGGAAGCCGGAAAATTTGATAACGAAGTCGTTCCAGTAGAAGTTCCACAAAGACGTGGAGAACCTATTATTGTTAGTAAAGATGAAGAATTTACTAATGTTAAAATGGATAAAATACCTGGTTTAAGACCTGCTTTTAGTAAGGATGGAACTGTAACTGCAGCAAATGCATCTACTATTAATGATGGTGCTGGTGCAATGGTGTTAATGAGTGCTGAAAAAGCTGAAGAATTAGGTTTAAAACCTCTTGCAACAATTTTGAGTTATGCAGATGCTGCTCAAGAGCCAAAATGGTTTACAACCGCTCCTGCTAAAGCATTGCCATTAGCTATTAATAAAGCTGGCATCGATCTTAAAGATGTTGATTATTTTGAATTTAACGAAGCTTTTGCTGTAGTTGGATTAGCTAATATGAAAATTTTAGGTCTAAACGATTCTAATGTTAACGTAAATGGTGGTGCTGTATCACTAGGTCACCCACTTGGATGTTCTGGAGTTAGAATTTTAATTACGCTACTTAACGTTTTAGAACAAAATGACGCTAAAATTGGAGCTGCTGCTATATGTAATGGTGGTGGTGGTGCTTCTGCTATGGTTATTCAACGTCACTAA
- a CDS encoding HD family phosphohydrolase, with amino-acid sequence MKDQINTIYKNHSQFYKILLFLATTFLIVFIFPKSGRFKYNFEKGKPWQTENLYAPFNFAIQKSKLKVTEEQELIKAQTTYFFDKNETIEKKVKNEYENAFNKTFNDSIGNFNKLKSKGLVILNDLYQYGILNEDLKINEKSNVVILVDNVEKKSALYTNLKKQGNIKDNIEKELKEENLFRYSNKLTALFFDIIQSNLSYNKTLTDNVLQESLDKISSNRGVIDKGTLIISKGEVVNDDKYQVLNSLSKEYESQVWSKSSYNWIVFAYTLLVALALLMLLLFIRKYRLDVYKNNTKVTFIFFNVLIIVLLTTLIINYNSEYVYLVPIAILPLVLKAFFDARLGLFTHVITVLLLGSIVPNSYEYMFLQIIAGIVTILTVSELYKRANLFISVGQITLVYIIAYFAFFVIHEASIDNLKWETFGLFILCGLATLFVQPLIYVYEKLFGLVSDVSLLELSDTNSKLLKELSNKAPGTFHHSLNVANLAEASANEIEANAMLVRVGALYHDIGKMKSPTYFTENQSSGINSHDELSPKESAKIIINHVLDGIEIAKRYNLPDRVIDFIRTHHGTSQVYYFYMKEKANSEAVNIEDFTYPGPKPFSKETAILMMCDSVEAASKSLKEPTSSKIDNFVENIINKQKDDGQFLNANITFKEIESIKKVLKRKLANIYHLRIEYPE; translated from the coding sequence ATGAAAGATCAAATTAATACCATTTATAAAAACCATTCTCAGTTTTATAAGATATTATTGTTTTTAGCAACAACATTTTTAATCGTTTTTATTTTTCCAAAAAGCGGACGATTTAAGTATAATTTTGAAAAAGGGAAACCTTGGCAAACCGAAAATTTATATGCACCTTTTAATTTTGCAATTCAAAAATCAAAACTAAAAGTTACAGAAGAGCAAGAGCTTATAAAAGCTCAAACCACTTATTTTTTTGATAAAAACGAAACCATTGAAAAAAAAGTAAAAAATGAATATGAAAATGCTTTCAATAAAACATTTAATGATTCTATTGGTAACTTTAATAAGCTAAAATCTAAAGGTTTAGTGATATTGAATGACCTTTATCAGTATGGTATATTAAATGAAGATCTTAAAATTAACGAAAAAAGTAACGTTGTAATTTTAGTTGATAATGTTGAAAAAAAATCCGCATTATATACTAATTTAAAAAAACAAGGAAATATAAAAGACAACATTGAAAAAGAATTGAAAGAGGAAAATTTATTTAGATATTCAAATAAATTGACAGCTTTGTTTTTTGATATCATACAATCCAACCTATCTTACAATAAAACCCTTACAGATAATGTATTACAAGAGTCTTTAGATAAGATTTCTAGTAATCGAGGTGTAATTGATAAAGGGACCTTGATAATATCAAAAGGAGAGGTGGTAAATGATGATAAATATCAGGTATTAAATTCATTATCAAAGGAATATGAGTCTCAGGTTTGGAGTAAATCTAGCTATAATTGGATAGTTTTTGCATACACCTTATTAGTTGCTTTAGCGTTATTAATGTTGTTATTATTTATTAGAAAATATAGGTTAGATGTTTATAAAAACAATACCAAAGTTACTTTTATATTTTTTAACGTCTTAATTATTGTATTACTTACTACGTTAATCATAAATTATAATTCAGAATACGTCTATTTGGTACCAATAGCAATTTTACCCTTGGTATTAAAAGCTTTTTTTGATGCCAGATTAGGTTTGTTTACACATGTAATTACTGTTTTGTTATTAGGCTCTATTGTACCAAATAGCTATGAGTATATGTTTTTACAAATAATAGCAGGTATAGTTACTATTTTAACAGTATCAGAATTATATAAAAGAGCAAACCTTTTTATATCAGTTGGACAAATTACTTTAGTTTATATTATAGCTTACTTTGCTTTTTTTGTAATACATGAAGCCAGTATTGATAACTTAAAATGGGAAACCTTTGGACTATTTATATTATGCGGACTTGCAACCTTATTTGTGCAACCTTTAATTTATGTCTATGAAAAACTATTTGGTTTAGTGTCTGATGTTTCATTATTAGAATTATCCGACACCAATTCTAAACTTTTAAAAGAATTATCAAATAAAGCACCAGGAACATTTCATCACTCATTAAATGTGGCAAATTTAGCTGAAGCTTCAGCTAATGAGATTGAAGCCAATGCAATGCTAGTTAGAGTAGGTGCATTGTATCATGATATAGGAAAAATGAAATCGCCAACCTACTTTACAGAAAATCAATCCTCAGGAATTAATAGTCATGATGAATTATCGCCAAAAGAAAGTGCAAAAATAATTATTAATCATGTCTTAGATGGAATTGAAATAGCTAAAAGATATAATCTACCTGATCGCGTAATAGACTTTATTAGAACGCATCATGGAACAAGTCAAGTCTATTATTTTTATATGAAAGAAAAGGCTAATAGTGAAGCTGTAAACATCGAAGATTTTACTTATCCAGGTCCAAAACCTTTTAGTAAAGAAACTGCTATTTTAATGATGTGTGATAGTGTAGAGGCAGCTTCCAAAAGTTTAAAAGAACCAACATCAAGTAAAATTGATAATTTTGTTGAAAATATCATAAATAAACAAAAAGATGACGGTCAATTTTTGAATGCTAACATAACTTTTAAAGAAATTGAATCCATTAAAAAAGTGCTAAAACGCAAGCTTGCAAATATTTACCATCTTAGAATTGAATACCCTGAATAA